From Bacillota bacterium, a single genomic window includes:
- a CDS encoding GntR family transcriptional regulator has translation MATGRLTIDHQGPVPLHTQLKEILQNWIESGQLARGERMPSERELCERFRVSRTTVRQALAQAEQEGLLVRIHGKGTFVAPPKIAQPLVQITGFPETIRAQGQQPSMRVLGVRTVPADVALATLLGTQAGAPLTEISTLGLADGDPMVLYVSHLPPHLGPQVAEKARERAGQGQAFTMYELYGEILGLRTVNVQQTFEALAADEAVARILHLRRGAPVFVVTSLVRDDRGNPLEHRRATYRGDKYRFNVQRQYQI, from the coding sequence GTGGCAACGGGACGACTGACCATAGACCATCAGGGCCCCGTGCCGTTGCACACGCAGCTGAAGGAAATCCTACAGAACTGGATCGAGAGCGGGCAGCTGGCGCGGGGAGAACGCATGCCCTCCGAGCGGGAACTCTGCGAGCGCTTCCGGGTCAGCCGCACCACCGTCCGCCAGGCCCTCGCCCAGGCCGAGCAGGAAGGACTGCTGGTGCGCATTCACGGGAAGGGCACTTTCGTGGCTCCTCCCAAGATCGCCCAGCCGCTGGTGCAAATCACCGGCTTCCCCGAAACCATCCGCGCGCAGGGTCAGCAGCCCTCCATGCGGGTGCTGGGCGTGCGCACCGTGCCCGCTGACGTCGCCCTGGCCACCCTATTGGGGACGCAGGCAGGAGCGCCCCTGACGGAAATAAGCACCCTGGGCCTGGCGGACGGAGATCCCATGGTGCTGTATGTTTCCCACCTTCCCCCTCATCTGGGGCCGCAGGTAGCCGAAAAGGCCCGGGAACGGGCCGGGCAGGGTCAAGCCTTCACCATGTACGAGCTTTACGGAGAGATCCTGGGCCTTAGAACCGTGAACGTGCAGCAAACTTTCGAAGCACTGGCTGCCGATGAGGCAGTTGCCCGCATTCTGCACCTGCGCAGGGGAGCCCCCGTATTCGTGGTCACTTCCCTGGTGAGGGACGACCGCGGGAATCCCCTGGAGCACCGGCGCGCCACGTACCGGGGGGACAAGTACCGGTTTAACGTGCAACGACAGTACCAAATCTGA